CGTTTATATTGGCCTGCATGGCGGTACGGCCGCTGTAACGGTGTGGTTCGCGTGGTATCTTCTGCCCCGCGATCCTGAAATCAGCCGGAGGCGTGATCGTATCAATGCCCGCAAATACCTGATAACGGGCCGCGATGGCTTTTAGCAGATCGTCGTAATGTAATAGCGAGCGGAGGTGGGTATGGCCGCAGATATCGCCTAGCTGCAACAGCCAGCGCCAGCTTTCCTGTACGGCGCCCTGAGGATTCAGCACTTGCAGGAAACGTTGGGCACGGCCTTCATTATTGACCAGCGTGCCGTCTGCTTCCGCAAAAGTGCCGGCAGGCAACACGATGTTTGCCTTTTCTGTAGTGGGGTTGTGCAGGTGGTCCAGTACAATTACTTCCTTACAATGCCCGAAGAACTGGTTGGCCGTATGCTGGTCGAGCCGGCGGTACAAATCATTTTCCAAGACCAGCACTGTCTCCGCGCTGCCGTTTAATACGGCGTCCACTGCTGATTCCAGGCGGAGGCCTCCTAGCATTTCCAGGCCCATGCTGTTACATTCGGGCACGGTGAAAGAGAGCATCGCGTCGGCGCCTTGCTGTTTCAGGGCCCAGGCCAGGTTGGCCGCAGCCCTGATCACCTGTTCACTACCGCCTCCGTAGCCGGCTATTACCAGCGGTCTCTTCGCCCCCTTGAGCGCAGCAGCGATGGTAGCAGCGGCCTGTTTCCCTTCATCAGACATACCCGTCACCTCCGGTAGGGTACCGTCCAACAGATGACTAACAGCAAAGGCTATACGCGCAATATTGTCCGGCGCGGTATGATAGGCACCGGTAGCCACTTCGTCAAGTTTGGTCTCCACTACGTTGAGGATGAAAAGCGGCCCTTTGTCTTCCTGTACGGCTTCCCGCACCGCTGCATCCTGCCACGCCGGCATGTGTATATTGCTGATCACATTTTCCACCGGCATACGGCGTACCGCCTGCCGTACAGACAGCGCCATCATAGGGGCGGTATTGGTCAGGTCTTCTCCCAATATCACCACCGCATCGGCGGCGGCAGCTTCCTGCATGGAAGCGGAACGCACAGGACCTTCTTTCAATAACTTCAGCATCAGCTGCACCAGCTCATGTTCTATCTCACCAATGCCCAGGTAAAAATTATTTTCTCCCACCAGTTCTTTCAACACGTAGTTCGATTCCACAGAAGCCCGCGGAGATCCGATGCCAATCGTTTTTCCCGGTTTCATGCGGTTCCGTACGTGTTGCAGCACGGGAAGGCCGTTGGCTTTATCATTCGGACCATGTACCACCAGCGGCTCCCGGATACGGTCTTTGCTGTTGACAAACTCATATCCGTAGCGGCCCCTGTCGCACAGGAAATAACCATTTACCGCACCGTTGTACCGGTTGGTGATCTGCCGCAGGGAACCGTAACGTTCGCCGGCAATGATGTTACAGCCCAGCCCGCAGCCCTGGCAGACAGACGGCGCTGTGGTCAGGTCCCATTTACGGGTATAATGCTGTTTGAGCGTTTTATCCGTGAACACGCCGGTAGGACAAACTTCCACCAGGTTGCCGCTGAATTCATTTTCGAGCGTACCGTCCTGCTGACGGCCAAAATAGACATGGTTATGCGCTGCAAAAACATCGAGGTCTTTGCCACCGGCAAAATCCTTATAGAAACGCACGCAGCGGTAACACTGGATGCAACGGTTCATTTCGTGGTTGATAAAAGGGCCGAGATGCTGATTGCGGTAGGTCCTTTTAGAGAAATGATAATCGCGGTAGGCATGGCCGGTCATAACGGTCATGTCCTGCAGATGGCAGGAACCGCCTTCATCGCATACAGCGCAATCATGCGGGTGGTTGGTCATCAGCCAGCCGATGACATGGCCGCGGAAAGCTACGGCCTCACTATCGTTAACGGATAAACGCATACCGTCTCTCACCGGCTCCATACAGGCCATCATCAGTTTGCCGCGGGTATCCTGTTCGTCTTTAAAAATTTTGACAGCACACTGGCGGCAGGCGCCTACCGAACCGAGGGCCGGATGCCAGCAGAAGTAAGGCAGGTTGAGGCCGAGCGACAAACATGCTTCCAGCAGGTTTTTCCCTTCTTTCACCTCATATGGAATATTATCAATGTTGATGATGGGCATACGGACATTTTTTTTCTTTGATATGTTGTTCAAAATCTTCCCTGAAATATTTCAGGGCACTCTGCAGGGGCTCCATGGCCCCGGGCGCCAGGGCGCAGAAGGTGTTGCCGGGTCCCAGCAGTTTGGTATGTCTTTCCAGCAATTCCAGGTCGGCCGGCTCACCGGTGCCGTTTTCCAGCGACCATAATATCTTCTCTGTCCAGGGCAGTCCTTCCCGGCACGGGGTACAGAAGCCGCAGGACTCCTGTGCGAAAAAGTGTTCGAGGTTATGTACAAAACCGACGGGACACGTGTGGTCGTCGAGTACCACCATCGTGCCGGTGCCCAGCCTGCTGCCTGCGGCAGCCACACCTGCAAAATCCATTTTCACGTCCAGGTGGGCATCAGTCAGAAAATCGGTGGACGCGCCACCTGGCAAGGCCCCGCGGAAGCGATAGCCGTTCCGCATACCGCCTGCATGTTCTTCCAATAGTTCGCGCATAGTAATACCCATTGGGAGCTCCCATGCACCGGGTTTATTGACCCTGCCACTGACGCCATAAATTTTCGTACCTCCGTCGGCTGTGTAACTCAGTGATTTAAACCATGCTTCGCCGTTATTGACGATATGCGAAATCCAGCTGAGGGTTTCTACGTTATTGACGATGGTCGGTTTTCCGAATAGTCCGCTTACCTGCGGAAATGGCGGCTTGGCGCGAGGGGTGGCGCGTTTGCCTTCGAGGGAGTTGAGCAGCGCGGTTTCCTCTCCGCACATATACCTGCCCACTCCGGTGTGCAGCTGCATTTCCAGGCTGAAGGCGCTGCCCAGGATGTTTTTCCCGAGATACCCTGCCGTATAGGCGTCGGCGATAGCACGGCGCATTTCACGGGCGGCGTCCTTGTAAGCCCAGCGCAGAAACACAAACGCATCCGTAGCCTGGATGGCATAAGCCGCGATGATCATGCCTTCCAGCAGCTGATGAGGATTGCCTTCCAGCAGCCAGCGGTCTTTAAAGGTGCCCGGCTCCATTTCGTCTGCGTTAGCGATCAGGTATTTGGGACCGGGCACGTTCATGGGCACAAAACTCCATTTCACACCGGTAGCGAAACCGGCGCCACCACGGCCTTTCAGGTTAGCGTCCTTGACCAGGGCGCCGACCTGCGCCGGCTCCATATCACGCAACGCTTTACGCAGGGCGGTATAACCACCCACGGCCTCGTACTCCCGGAGATGCAGGGCAGCGCCGTTTTCAGGAATATGTTGTGTGAGTGGTCTTTCCATTGTATATAAAATTGGGTTAGTGATATTTTTCCAGTATCTGTTCCAGGTCGGCCGGCTGGATATCGCGGTACAGATCGTCGTCTATCATCAGCGCCGGCGCATGATCGCAGGTACCGAGGCAGGCGTTGGGCAGCAGGGTAAACCGTTCATCGGCTGTTGTCTGCCCGTAACCGATCAGCAGTATTTCGTGTAACCGCTGCCGTAATACCGTATATCCCATCACGTAACAGCTGATGCTGTCACACAGCAATATCACATGGCGGCCCACCGGCTGGCGGAAAATGAGGTTATAGAACGTTGCCACGCTATCTACTTCAGCGGTGCTCATCTCCAGCATCGCAGCGATATCGGCCACACTTTCGTCAGACACCCAGCGGCGTTCCTGCTGTACGATCTTGAGCGCTTCAATACAGGCCGCCTTTTTAACAGGCACCTGTTGGAGCTCGTGTGTGATCTTTTCTATTTCGATAGCAGACAACATATCATTTTCGGGTTTTGATATTTTGTTATTTTGATATTTTGTTGCGTGGCCACGGTGCCGTTTATTAGTGAAATAATCAAATAGTCCAATAGTAAAATTTCATCGGTCTATATCCGCCAGCACATAATCCATTCCTCCCAATATTGACAACAGATCGGCCACAGTGTACCCTTTGCTGATGAGCGGTATCATCTGCATGTGGGGGAATGACGGCGTCCGGATACGGGTACGGTAGGAAGCGGTATTACCATCGCTGATAAGGTAATAGCTGTTCCATCCTTTAGTCGCTTCGGTACATACCATGGCTTCTCCCGACGGGATGACCGGTCCCCAGCTGACATTCAGAAAATGGTGTATGAGCGTTTCGATGTCATGCATAGTGTGTTGTTTCACCGGCGGGGTAGCCAGCGGGTGGTGCGATTTAAAATCGCCGGCAGGCATGTATTCCAGGCATTGTTGCACAATGCGGAGGCTCTGCCGCATTTCTTCCACCCGTACTACCGCGCGGTCGTAACAATCACCATTATGGGCGACCGGGATCTCGAAAGCAAAGTTTTCGTAGCCGCCATAGGGCCTTTTCTTGCGCATGTCCCATTCCAGGCCGCAGGCGCGCAGGCCGGGACCCGTAACGCCCCATTCTATGGCTTCTTCCAGTGTATAAATACCAATACCTTTGGTGCGTACTTTAAACAGGTAGTTTTTCATGACCATTTTATCATACTCCCGTAGTTTACGCGGGAAGTATTCCACAAAATTCTTAACCAGCGTGTCCCATCCTTTGGGCAGGTCCTGTGCCACGCCGCCGATGCGGAACCAATTGGGGTGCATGCGGCCGCCACAGATGGCCTCAATGATTTCAAATACACGTTCCCTGTCGGTGAACATATAGAAGACGGGCGACAACTGGCCAAGGTCCTGCGCAAACGTGCCATACCATACCAGGTGGCTGGCAATGCGGAACAGTTCGCACAGCATGATGCGGATGACCTGTGCGCGCAGCGGCACTTCAATACCGGCCAGTTTTTCCACCGCCAGCAGATAAGCCAGGTTGTTATTGACGCCGCCGAGGTAATCGACACGGTCGGTGTAAGGGATATAGGTATGCCATGACTGCCGTTCGCCCATTTTTTCGGCACCGCGGTGGTGGAAGCCGATATCCGGCACCGCATCGATGATGTTTTCCCCGTCCAGTTGCAGGATGATGCGTAACACACCGTGTGTGCCCGGGTGCTGGGGCCCGATGTTCAGGAACATAAAATCGGCATCGTCGCTATGGCGCTTCAGTCCCCATTCTTCGGGGCTGAATTGCAAGGCGTGCTGTTCACGGTCAACTTTTTCATCGAAGAGTTTAAATGGCCCCATTTCAGTGGCGCGGGCGGGGTGCTCCTTTCGGAGCGGGTGCCCCTGCCAGGTGCGGGGCATGAGAATACGTTGCAGGTGTGGGTGGCCGTTGAACCGGATACCGAACATATCGAACACTTCCCGTTCATACCAGTTGGCAGCAGGCCATAGGTGGGTGATGGTGTCCTGGGAAGGGAATTCGCCGTGGAGGCCGACTTTCAGGCGTAAGAACTGATTTCTGTCAAAGGAGAAGAGTGTATATACCAGCGTGAAATCATATGGCTTGTGGCCGTTTTGCTCTTTTTTGTACGCACGCTCATCGATGGCCGTAAGGTCATAGAGCATACGAAAGGGCATTTTGATATCGTGTTTGAGGTATTGCAGTATGGCCACAATCTTCTCCTGTGGCGTCCTGAGGGTGGGCGTCTCATCCCGTGTAGTGAGCGGCGTGATGATATCTTCGCCGAAACGGGAGCTTAATTCCGCTACAATGCTCTCTGGCATGGCGTATTAAGTTTGACTGTGAGGGACAGGATTGTTGTTGGTTCGTTCTTGCTTAGGTATTATTCATATAACCGTTACTGTTAGTAAACAATTTTATATTTCGTCAGGTGTTTTAAACTGTGTCATTTGTTGCCTGTGATCGTGTAGCCGTTCCCGCTGAGATGTTTTTTCGGGGCGTATCACGCCCTGGTCGCCGATTACCCAGCTGAGCGGCCGTTGTTCTTTGCCTACGCTGTCGCGCAGCAGGAGCAGTCCCTGCATAAAAGCGTCTGGGCGTGGCGGGCAGCCGGGCACGTACACATCTACCGGGAGGAACTTGTCCACCCCCTGCACTACGCTGTAGATATCGTACATACCGCCGGAATTGGCGCAGGAGCCCATAGATATGACCCATCGGGGCTCCATCATTTGTTCATAGAGGCGTTTGATGACAGGCGCCATTTTGATGAATACGGTACCAGCTATGATCATCACGTCTGCTTCACGGGGAGTGCCGCGGATCACCTCAGCACCGAAACGGGCGAGGTCGTATTTGGGGGTCATGGCAGTGGCCATTTCCACAAAACAACAGGACAGACCGAAGTGAAAGGGCCACATGGAATTCTGCCGTCCCCAGCCGAGGAGGCGTTCTACGCTGGAGAACAACACGCTTTGTTGCACCACGTCTTCCATGGAGGTGTTGCCAGCTATTTTACCAGCGGGGTCCCCGGCTTTTGTTAACCACCATTTCATATTATGCAGGTGTTATTGTTGAACAATGAGCACGGAGCATACGGTGTTACATCATGGCCTGTTGCTGTTGAAGCGGCGTAAAAGAATCGTTGTGTGCCTGGCTTTCTTTTTTTCGTTTCTTGTATGCGCGTAAAATTTTCCGGCCATCCGGACCGAAGTCCAGCGCACCATTCCGCCACTCATATATCAACACGGCCAGTAGGATGAGAATAAATACGGATACGCCTGCGAAGCCTACCCATCCCACTTCCTGGTAGGCGATGGCCCAGGAAATGATCATTACTGTTTCAATGTCAAAAATGACAAACAGCATGGCTATCAGGTAGAATTGAGAAGGGAAGCGAAGTCGTGCAGAGCCCGTGGACACTATACCGGATTCATATGCTTCGCCGGTAGCACGGTCTTTATGCCGTTGCCCAAGTACATAAGACAGCCCCAGTATGAGACTAACCAGTATCAATACTATGCCGCCATATGCTACAAATGGCCAAACAGGGATGGTATCATTAACAGCGCTTTGCAAGGTGTTCGCCCTCCCGAGCGATTGACTTTAAAGTTCCGTTTATTACCAATCTTTTGAGTCTGCTTTTGAAGAATTGTGTCTTTAATCAAAACCGTTTTGGGGCAGGAAGAAAATATTGTTTCGGTAGTTAGTTATCATAACGTCAGAAACCTCATAACGGTATAGGCTATATGCTAATTTGAAATTACAATTAATCCGTCAATAAAACAAAAATGTTTTCACTGCGTCATGTATGCGTGCCGGTTATATAACACTCCAGACTGGTGATGATATGGCGCTGATCGTCTATGATAAATTTCACTACGTCACCGATAGAAATAAGGCCTATCAGTCTTCCCTGCTCATCAGTAACAGGCAGGTGACGGATACGTTTGTCTGTCATCTTCACCATACAGTCTTCAATAGAGTCCTCTTCTGTAACAGTAATAGGACGCTCTGTCATAATTTCACGGATCAGTGTTTCCTTGGAAGCACGACCTTTTAAAATAACTCTGCGGGCATAATCCCGTTCAGAAAAAATCCCGAGGAATCTGTCATTTTCGTCTACTACAGTGAGCGCGCCCACATTACGGTCAACCAGCATTTGCAGGGCTTCAAAAACGGTGTTGTCCGGGCGGATAGAGTAAACCGCGTGACCCTTGCCCTGCAGGATATTACGTACTTTTCCCATGGCAAGCCTGTTTTAGAGAGTTAAGAAATATGAAAAACCTTGTTTACCTAAGTTAAGCAATTTAACCGGGAATATCAAGGGAGAATTCAAACAGCCCTGTAGGCGCCGGCTCCGGCGGGAAGGATGAAATATGCCCGCGCTCCCGGGGCTGAAGCCCCTGGGCTATGATGTTATTCAGGCTGTTTTTATGAAAAGACCCCGGACGATGGTCTGGGGTCCTATATAAATAAGCAAGATGGCATATGGTTAATACAGCGTCTCTACGCCTTTGACTATAGCGGGCTTGTCCTGGTGCAAGTCCAGCACCACGATCTCATTATTGCCTTTTTTCAGCCAGGAAGCGGGGCAATACAAACGATGCTGCGGCCCTATTTCCCAGTAACGGCCCAGGTTATGCCCGTTTACCCAGATCTGGCCTTTTTTCCATGCTGACACGTCGATATAAGTATCGCCGGTTTGCGCCAGGGCAAATGTGCCTTTGAAGAACTGCCCGGGCCTGCCGGTATTTCCGGAGGAAGCTGTCAGGCCGGCCACCTCTTTTTCTGTCAGCGGCAATCCATATACGTCCCAGTTCATCAGGGTCATGCCATTGAGTGTCACGCGTTCGGTGATGCCTTTACGGTCAATGATCGCGTCAGCGAAGTTGATACGTCCCATTCCTTCTACCAGCACTTCCAGTACAGGATTGGCCACATTTGTTTTAGGCAGCTCTATTGACTTTTCTCCCAGCCTGCGGTCTATTTTACCAACATATTGTCCGTTGAGGAACACTGTCGCGTAATCATGCAGGTCCCTGATCACCAGTTTCCCGCTTTTATGGCCGATGAGCGTTGTTTTATACAGCATAAAGCCATAATCCTGCCCATAGGCCTCAAATGGGCGTGGCTGTACGTCGTGTACCGCCTTCGGCAGATGGTCCCACAGGCTGGTGAAGGGTGTCAGGGTCACCTCCGGAAAACTGATCACGGGAACAGGCGCCGGCACAGGAGGTAATTTTTTGCCTTTGGGGAGATAGGACGCCAGTAATTGGCGTAAGGCTTCGTATTTGGGCGTAACCCTTCCCTGCTCGTTAATCGGCGCATCATAATCGTAACTGGTGACGTCCGGCTCATAGCCTTTGCCACCGGAGTTGGCGCCGGCGGTATAACCGAAGTTGGTGCCGCCGTGGACCACATACAGGTTGAAGGAACGTTTGGTGTCCATCAGGAATTTCACTTCTTTCAGGATACCTTCGGTGCCCGGCCGTTGCCAGGCTTCGCCCCAATGTGTCAGCCAGCCGGGATACGACTCACTGCTGAAAGCCGGCACGTCAGGGTTTTGTTTTTTAGCTGCTGCAAAGTCAGCTTCCGACCCGCCGGAATCCAGGCCGATAGCGGCGCCGTCAACGGTGCCGGCTTCCAGCATAAAGGCGGTAGGGCCGTCGGCGGTATAAAAAGGTATGTCAATGCCATTCTTCACCCACAGGTCTTTGAGCGTATGCAGGTAATTTTTGTCATTGCCATAACTGCCGTATTCGTTTTCTATCTGCATCATCACTACCGGGCCACCGTTGGTCACCAGCATGGGTTTCACTTCAGCAGCCAGGTTCGTTACATAACGTGTGACGGCTTCCATATAACGCGGGTCCATACACCGTACCTTGATATCAGGCGTCTGTAACAGATAAGGCGGTAATCCGCCAAACTCCCATTCGGCGCATACGTACGGACCGGGGCGCAGTATCACCCACATGCCTTCTTCCTGGGCAATGCGGATAAATTCCGCAATATTGTGATTGCCGGTACTGAAATCGAACTGCCCTTTTGTCTGCTCGTGATAGTTCCAGAACACATAAGCGGCAATGGTGTTGCAGCCCATGGCTTTGGTCATTTTAATGCGGTGACGCCAGTATTCATGCGGGATACGCGCCGGGTGCATTTCTCCGCTGATCATCTGAAAGGGTTTGCCATCCAGCAGGAACTCCGATTGGCTGAGAGCGAAAGTGTGTTTTTGTTGTGCAAAGGCGGCCTGTCCCAGGGTGCAGGACAAAGCCAGTGCGAGTATTGTCTTTTTCATTGGTTCACTGTTAAACTGTTGCAAAGTATAAAAAAAGCGAAGACCCAGGCAAATGTTTCCTGCCAGGGTCTTCGCTTTTTATACCATTATTTTTTTAGATGTTTCCTTTCTTCAGTTCACTTACGGCATGGTCACAGGCTCTTGCAGTGAGCGCCATGTAGGTGATTGACGGATTTACACAGGAAGAAGAGGTCATACATGCACCATCAGTGACGAACACGTTTTGGGCTTCATGTACCTGGTTGAAACCGTTGAGTACCGAGGTTTTCGGGTCTCTGCCCATTCTGGCGGTGCCCATTTCATGGATACAGTGGCCGGGAGGTGGCGCACCGTCGTAACCATGTACGTTTTTCAGTCCTGCTGCTTCCAGCATTTCGATGGCGCTTTGCTGCATGTCTTTGCGCATAGCTTTTTCGTTCTCCTTGAATTCACAGTCGATATCAAGGGTAGCGAGGCCGTATTTATCTTTTTTGTCTTTGTTGAGCGATACTTTATTCTCAAAGTATGGCAAGTGCTCACCCCAGGAACCGATGCCCATGCTCCATTTGCCAAGGCCTGTCTGTGCTTCTTTTAATGCTACGCCGATGCCTTCGAAGGTCTCGCCTCTTCCTCTGCCGGCGCCTCCCTGGTAACCGAACCCACGCACATAATCTTTCTGTTTCGTTTGATCGTTGACGTTACGGAAGCGGGGAATGTAGATGCCATTGGGCCTGCGGCCTGCGCCATGATACTGGTCTTCAAAACCGTCAAATTCACCGCCGGCCCCTACGCCGTAGTGGTGGTCCATCAGGTTATGGCCCAGTTGTCCGCTGGCATTGCCGAAGCCGTTAGGGAAACGGTCAGACACGGAATTGAGCATGATCCAGGCAGTGCCCAGCGTAGAAGCATTGAGGAAGATGATATTCGCGTAGTATTCTACTGTTTGCAGGGTATGCGCGTCCATTACACGAACGCCGGTCGCTTTGCCTTTGTCCTTATCGTACAGTACCTCCAGCACGATGGAATCTGGGCGCAGGGTGAGATTGCCTGTAGCGGCGGCAGCCGGCAGAGTAACGCCGTTGCTGCTGAAATAGCCGGTGAACGGACATCCGCGGGCGCACATGCTGCGGTACTGACAAGGGCCGCGGTTATTGAGGCCTTTGGTCAGGTGCGCAGCACGACCGATGGTCATGATACGATCATTATATTTCTCTTTGATACGGGCAGCCACGTGCTTTTCCAGGCAGTTCATTTCCATGGGAGGCAGGAAAACGCCATCAGGCAATTGCGGCAGTCCTTCCGCCTGGCCGCTTACCCCGATATACTTCTCTACATAAGCGTACCAGGGCGCAATGTCTTTGTAACGGATAGGCCAGTCCACACCGTGACCGTCCTTCGCGTTGGCCTCGAAGTCCAGGTCGCTCCAGCGGTACACCTGACGGCCCCACATGATGGAGCGGCCGCCTACATGGTATCCGCGCAGCCAGTTGAACGGTTTTACTTCGTTGTACGGATTTTCTTTATCATTCACCCAGAACTGCTGGGTAGCTTCGTCAAAGGCATAACAACGGCTCTGGATGGGATGGTTTTCCCGCATCTCGTTGCTGGTCTGCAGGTGGTGTTTAAACTCCCAGGGGTCCATGGTAGCGGTAGTATAGTCCTTGATATGCTCTACGTTGCGTCCCCTTTCCAGCACCAGTGTTTTAAGTCCTTTCTCTGTGAGCTCTTTGGCAGCCCAGCCGCCGCTGATACCGGAGCCAACCACGATGGCATCGTAGGTATTTTCCTTTGTCGCTTTTATATTGAGGTTCATGATATGTTGATGTGTGGTCCAGAATCAAAAATTGAAATGCAGCGAGTGACACCGCTGCATTTCAGTTTCCCTAAATTTTACTAAATCAAAAATTAAATGATCAATATGTCGATAATCAAATAATTAGATGTTGCCTTTTTTCAGTTCTTTCACGGCATAATCGGCAGCGCGTGCGGTGAGGGCCATGTACGTGAGGGACGGGTTTACGCAGGCCGCGGAGGTCATGCAGGCGCCGTCTGTTACGAACACGTTTTTCACTGCGTGCATCTGGTTGAAGCCGTTGAGCACGGAAGTTTTCGGATCGCGACCCATGCGGGCGGTACCCATTTCATGGATGGCCATGCCCGGATAAGAGCCGTTATCGTATGTTTTCACGTTTTTGAGACCGGCCGCTTCCAACATTTCGGCGGCATCGTTCATCATATCCACGCGCATTTTCTTTTCGTTCTCTTTGAATTCGGCGTCGAATTTCAACACTGGCTGGCCCCATGCGTCTTTTACGGAAGTATCGAGGGTCACCACGTTGTCTTCGTACGGAAGGCATTCGCCGAAGCCACCGAGGCCCATGCTCCATTGGCCTGGTTCGGTGAGCATTTCCTTGAAGTCTTTGCCCACGCCCATTTCAGCGATGCCACGACTCCATCCGCCACGGCCGGCGCCGCCCTGGTAACCGAAACCGCGGAGATAATCGCGTTTGTCGTTACCGATATTGCGGTAGCGGGGCACATAGATACCGTTGGCACGGCGACCGAAGAAGTATTTATCGTCATAGCCTTCAGCGGTACCGGAGGCGCCTGTACGGAAATGATGGTCCATCAGGTATTTGCCCAGTACGCCACTGTCGTTGCCCAATCCGTTAGGGAAGCGGGAAGAAGTGGAGTTGAGCATCACGAAGGTGGAGCCGAGGGTGGAACCGTTGATGAAGATGATCTTGGCGTAGTATTCCACCATTTCCTTGGTGTTTTTGTCGATCACCCTTACACCGGTTGCTTTGCCTTGTTTTTCGTCGTAGATAACGGAATTTACGATGGCGTCCGGATGGAGCGTCAGGTTACCGGTTGCCATGGCGGCAGGCAACGTAGACGACTGCGTGCTGAAGTAGGCGCCAAACGGACATCCGCGGCTGCACAGGTTACGGAACTGACAGCTTTCACGGCCGGGCAGTGGCTTGGTAATGTTTGCCACACGGCCCATGGTGATAATACGGCCTTTATATTTGCTTTCAACGGCTTTTTTCACGTCTTTTTCCACGCAGTTCATTTCCATGGCGGGCATGAACTGGCCATCAGGCAGCTGGGGCAGTCCTTCTTTCTGACCGCTGATACCGGCAAATTTCTCTACATAGTCGTACCAGGGCGCAATGTCTTTATAACGGATCGGCCAGTCAACGGCGATACCGTCTTTCAGGTTGGCTTCAAAGTCAATATCGCTCAAACGGTAGGACTGGCGGCCCCACATGATGGACTTACCACCCACGATGTCAGGACGGTACCAGTCGAAGCGTTTTACTTCGTTATATGGGCTCTGGGAGTCGTTGATCCAGTATTTTTCGTTGTGCTCACTATAAGGGTAGTCGCGGCTCAGTTTGGGATGGGTTTCGCGCTGGTCTACGGTGATGCGGCCACGATGGGTAAATTCCCATGGGTCTTTGGTCGCTGTTTCGTAGTCTTTCACGTGTTCCAGTTTCTTGCCACGGTCCAGCATCAGTACCTTCAGGCCTTTTTCTGTCAGTTCTTTGGCAGCCCAGCCACCGCTTACACCGGAGCCGATGACGATAGCGTCATAGGTGTTCTGCTCCTGTGCTTTGATATTTAAGTTCATGGAATGTCATTATGGGTTTGAAAAGAAAGATACCGGCCGGCGCGGGCCAGCCATTCCGCCTGTCTGTAATGACGGCTTAAACAGCCCAGGCTTTATCACCTTTTTTGTAGGGGATGCAGCCTTCGTACTTACCAGGTACCGGCACATAGCGCAATGCCTGGGTAGCGCCTTCCTTGGACGTGAAATAACCCAGCAGGGTCAGTTCCTTCAGGTACTGGAAGTAATGGGTAGGATCGCCTTCTTTCTTGTCTTTCCGTTTGTTGTACTCCACCCGCTCTTTATCGATCTGGGTGAGTAATTCGGTACGCTGCTCAGGGGTAATGTCCATAAAGTTCTTTTTGAACTGTTTCTGACTGGCAGCATCAATTTTCTTCAGGCCATCGAGGAATACCTCCTGGTCACTTTTTTTGTAGCAATCGTTCATCATCACTACAATGAAATCGTCAACCTTGGCG
The Chitinophaga varians genome window above contains:
- a CDS encoding gluconate 2-dehydrogenase subunit 3 family protein, whose product is MHRRDAIRNVAILLGTAISASTLSALESCTGSAPKNYDLHKPETKALLAEIAETIIPTTSTPGAKAAKVDDFIVVMMNDCYKKSDQEVFLDGLKKIDAASQKQFKKNFMDITPEQRTELLTQIDKERVEYNKRKDKKEGDPTHYFQYLKELTLLGYFTSKEGATQALRYVPVPGKYEGCIPYKKGDKAWAV
- a CDS encoding GMC oxidoreductase, whose protein sequence is MNLNIKAQEQNTYDAIVIGSGVSGGWAAKELTEKGLKVLMLDRGKKLEHVKDYETATKDPWEFTHRGRITVDQRETHPKLSRDYPYSEHNEKYWINDSQSPYNEVKRFDWYRPDIVGGKSIMWGRQSYRLSDIDFEANLKDGIAVDWPIRYKDIAPWYDYVEKFAGISGQKEGLPQLPDGQFMPAMEMNCVEKDVKKAVESKYKGRIITMGRVANITKPLPGRESCQFRNLCSRGCPFGAYFSTQSSTLPAAMATGNLTLHPDAIVNSVIYDEKQGKATGVRVIDKNTKEMVEYYAKIIFINGSTLGSTFVMLNSTSSRFPNGLGNDSGVLGKYLMDHHFRTGASGTAEGYDDKYFFGRRANGIYVPRYRNIGNDKRDYLRGFGYQGGAGRGGWSRGIAEMGVGKDFKEMLTEPGQWSMGLGGFGECLPYEDNVVTLDTSVKDAWGQPVLKFDAEFKENEKKMRVDMMNDAAEMLEAAGLKNVKTYDNGSYPGMAIHEMGTARMGRDPKTSVLNGFNQMHAVKNVFVTDGACMTSAACVNPSLTYMALTARAADYAVKELKKGNI